In Nodosilinea sp. PGN35, the genomic stretch CGGCCAATCCGCCGCAAAACTACACGGCGGAATTTGCTAAGGACGGGCAGGTGTTTGTCAGGGCTGACTGCAACCGGGCGATCGGCCAGTTTACAGAATTTCCTGACGGGCGCATTGCCATTACTCTGGGGCCAACCACCCTGGCCGCCTGCCCTGAGGGCAGCATCAGCTCACAGTTTTTGCAGGCGATGAACGATGCCAATATCTACTTTTTTCAAAATAACGATCTGTTCATCGATTTAAAACTTGGCAGCGGGACAATGCAGTTTTCGGGCACCCCGATCCCAGCTCTAGTCGGTACCCTGTGGAAGCTCCAGCAGATTCAGTTCAACGATGACACCCTGCTTGTGCCCGACCAATCCGACCACTACACCGCCGAATTCCTAGAGGATGGCACTCTGCTGGTGCGCGCCGACTGCA encodes the following:
- a CDS encoding META domain-containing protein, with translation MVLSRSAAVLAAVSTVLVGATACVTPSTGPGVPPLTGSVWELQQIQMNDDTLLTANPPQNYTAEFAKDGQVFVRADCNRAIGQFTEFPDGRIAITLGPTTLAACPEGSISSQFLQAMNDANIYFFQNNDLFIDLKLGSGTMQFSGTPIPALVGTLWKLQQIQFNDDTLLVPDQSDHYTAEFLEDGTLLVRADCNRGRGQFTAGDDRSLEVSPIATTLAACPEGSIGNEFVQALGNAGTYFFQDGNLFIELAFDSGTMQFFAGPTQL